The following are encoded together in the Astyanax mexicanus isolate ESR-SI-001 chromosome 8, AstMex3_surface, whole genome shotgun sequence genome:
- the gal3st3 gene encoding galactose-3-O-sulfotransferase 3: MSQKKIFLVLVAITTVSFLLHHGGHLSWTIEVFRLGCPSLRSSFFQDSGAPRPRHTSVAFLKTHKTASTTVQNILFRFAERNNLTVALPVTSCDHQFCYPRLFSSHYVHPHTTPPDIITNHLRFSRSEVHRLMPNNTIYITILREPGAMFESLFSYYNQYCQSFKRVPNGSLEVFLDQPWSYYRAEEKDSMYARNTLTFDLGGDKDRPKADVANYAKRFAAEVERTFSLVMIAEYFDESLVLLRRLLSWELEDVLYVKLNMRLPSAKSSLSEQLTGKIRSWNAIDAVLYDHFNASLWRQLNAIGLACVAREVQLMKRAREQLVRGCFGGSMPQLRSAAQITNKDLRPWQPSAKVGIVGYDLPTNVTKRSSGLPQDMCLKLIMPEVQYTRLLLRSQSLRYRSRFPMRSSQMTMKLTGQHRVPSIIGATQRPSGALGRSTRGTLRFSQRSAISN, encoded by the exons ATGTCTCAGAAGAAGATCTTCCTGGTTCTGGTGGCGATTACTACAGTCAGCTTCCTGTTGCATCATGGGGGTCACCTCAGCTG gACTATTGAGGTGTTCCGGCTGGGCTGCCCATCCCTACGCTCGTCCTTCTTTCAGGACAGTGGAGCTCCACGCCCAAGGCACACCAGCGTGGCCTTCCTGAAGACGCACAAGACTGCCAGCACCACGGTGCAGAACATCCTGTTCCGTTTTGCCGAGCGCAACAATCTGACGGTGGCGCTGCCCGTCACCAGCTGTGATCACCAGTTCTGCTACCCACGCCTCTTCAGCAGCCACTACGTCCACCCGCACACCACCCCGCCGGACATAATCACCAACCACCTGCGCTTCAGCCGCTCAGAGGTGCACCGCCTCATGCCCAACAACACCATCTACATCACCATCCTGCGGGAGCCGGGCGCCATGTTCGAGTCACTTTTCAGCTACTACAATCAGTACTGCCAGAGCTTCAAACGGGTTCCCAATGGCTCCCTAGAGGTTTTCCTGGACCAGCCCTGGTCCTACTACCGCGCGGAGGAGAAGGATTCCATGTACGCTAGAAACACTCTGACGTTCGACTTGGGAGGAGACAAGGATCGACCAAAGGCAGATGTGGCAAATTACGCAAAGCGGTTTGCGGCGGAAGTGGAGCGAACCTTCTCGTTAGTCATGATTGCTGAGTATTTTGATGAATCGCTGGTCTTGCTTCGACGCCTGCTGTCGTGGGAGTTAGAGGACGTACTCTACGTCAAACTCAATATGCGTCTTCCATCAGCTAAGAGCAGCCTTTCTGAGCAACTCACAGGCAAAATCAGATCATGGAATGCCATCGATGCTGTGCTCTACGACCACTTCAATGCCTCGCTGTGGCGACAGCTCAATGCAATAGGGTTAGCATGTGTGGCTAGGGAAGTGCAGCTCATGAAGCGCGCTCGGGAACAGCTGGTACGTGGCTGCTTCGGAGGCAGCATGCCTCAGCTGCGTTCAGCTGCTCAGATCACCAACAAGGACTTGCGACCATGGCAGCCCAGTGCCAAGGTAGGCATTGTTGGGTACGACCTGCCCACTAATGTCACAAAGAGAAGCTCAGGCCTGCCCCAGGACATGTGCCTAAAGCTTATCATGCCCGAAGTGCAATACACGCGGCTGTTGCTGCGCTCGCAATCTCTGCGATATCGGAGCAGGTTTCCGATGCGCTCCTCCCAAATGACAATGAAACTTACGGGGCAGCACCGGGTACCATCTATCATAGGCGCTACCCAGCGACCCTCAGGAGCATTAGGTAGAAGCACCAGAGGAACTCTACGGTTTTCCCAGAGGTCAGCAATATCCAATTAG